The Bactrocera dorsalis isolate Fly_Bdor chromosome 2, ASM2337382v1, whole genome shotgun sequence region AAAATATTCAACAACCTAACTAGTGGCAGAAATGGCGTGCCGCCCTCATCGAACAAAGCGTTTACGCATTTAGACTTTGTTTGGTGGCAGGTAGGTGTTCTCCACACCACCGACTGGTGATCCACCATATTGCTGAGCAACTGGTGCTGGTGCCGGTGCCTTCGAGGCGAAATCCAATACTGGTGCAACACCACCATTGTGGCTGCTAGTGTGACCGCCCAAACCTTCGTATTGCGATTGAATAGCTTGTTTGGCATTCTCAGCGTCGGCTGGGGTACGGTATTTGACGAAGTGTACTTCAGGTTTGTGTGCGTTTTGGTGGTTGAGTGATTGCAATTTGTTGGCCAAATCACCGATGTCAGCCTGTTTGCTGAGCACATAGATGGCAGTGCGTTCTTCGCCGGCTGATTTAGCCAATTGCAAAGCAGCATTCTCGAGTCCAGAGTTCTCAGGTCCCTTAATGAAGATAACACGCAAGTTTTTCTTCAATGAGTTGGCGTGATCACCGGCATCACCAGCATCGTTGAACTCATGTTCGGGTGCAGTGTAGGTGAAGAATTCCTTGTTAACCTCAGCGGGTGCATTGTAGCTTGGACCAGCGTGTCCAACGTTGCCGAAACTTGGACCTGAAGCACCATGACCACCGAAACTTGGACCCGAAGCACCATGACCGCCGAGACTGGGACCACCAAGAGCTTGTCCGCCGTAACTTGGACCACCTAGGGCTTGACCGCCATAGCTGGGGCCACCCAGAGCTTGACCACCATAACTGGGACCGCCTAGAGCTTGATCACCGTAGCTTGGGCCACCGCTTAATCCACCACCGAGCGCTGGTCCGTTGTTGATCTCATAGTTGTAGCCGAGACTGGCTGCGTAGGTCGCAGAGACGACGGAGCACAGGATCTGGAATTGTAAAATGATTGAACAGTGTGGGTTAGCTTGGCTCAGAGATCGAAACACTTTGCTGACTTACAACAAAGGCACGCATTTCGTAGCTTAGGTTTGGTTGTGGCTTTAGTTTGCGAATCAACTGCTTACTGTTGATCTGTACAAATTTGTCGACAAATTTATACGAATTTTGTTTCTgtgcaaaaatgtaaaaataaaaaaagaaatttgcgaaaaatttgatattttaatgatatttgaacTCAAGTGTAATGAAAAGTtatgaaatatttgcaaaaattatgaaaatatgaatGCGAAATTCGCATTTAAAATTCACTTATGAGCGGCTACCTATTGAAGGTCGTGTCTACGGCGGTTAAATTGACCAGtttgcatattttgttatttgtcacactcttcaaaatataaatatttaatatattccgCGGTTTTTGCATTATTCGATTGTAAATGTTCAAATGCGTGATGATAATCGAAAGCGAAGCAATTCAAAATTGGCACGGATCAGTTGAGCGAATTCGATCGGCTTgcgaatattttttgcaaagaaaAACCACAAGCAGAGAAATcttcgaaaataattaaataaaatatcagaTGTCGCGAATATTCGCGGTTTATTTGGTGCCAACTAGGTAAAGTAACAAAAAAGTAATTGCTTTCATAACCAAATTTCATCCCTacacagttatttttaattttggcttggatttacatatattaaaatcatatatATGCTGTCGAAGAGCTAGTTCTCCCTGCATTGAGCGATTGGCTGTTGAAGCGAACGCATCATCGGCAACAAGTGTAGGTGTTGTTTTAGTTCGTTAGCTTAGATAATCAGTAAGTTAGTTTGATTtcgattaattaatttgttgttgttgtatatccAAGTTTGTTAGCTGTTTAAGCTCGGTGGTTAATGCAATGACCTAGGTTTCTAAGCAACAGAGTCCTCATTGGATTCGGAGAGCGGGATATAATTTTACGAGTTTTATATTCCGGTAGTGGTATATTTTGTCGGACTTAAGACCGAAGTCAGAATCTCACACATAATATCTTTATGATGATCAAAATTTGTCTAACATACAGTCTTTCAAGTAAGAgaactttaccgacagttaataaagatttcgctctaattccttcgcgagccaaTAGAGGAAAggtttgtccttgatgcattgtcaacaaaggttcagttgtcgtttatcttttgaaagagaatcacgctAAACGCCATGGATGCTAGGTACGCATCGCGCTACGAGGCTGTGTTTgtatccacccgaaaggtcacaaaatgtcgcaatcagcggctgctaaatatatgagaaagtcgaagacatttgtacagaagtggatacagcgatatatactcgtacatagtgGCTAAAAATTACGATGATTtgccagaacgtggttcgataggaaaagtgaacaaaaaagatgaataaAGAATAGTGCATCTGTCCttctttaacactgcggcaaggtcaagcaaaattaatggcataggtttaaatatatcctacgaaactatccgaactcttcttcatactcatgatctgaaatggcgcaacacaatgaagaagtctctgttgactgaaaaacttgtgacaaagcgactcgcttgggcgcatgagaatattgatagagattttgaaaatgtcatttttactgatgaatgttctatatggccacgttctgtcctcacgcgagcctgaataacttccaccaataggcttgttcagcggaccgtaaaacatggaataaaggtgcatctttggggctgcttctcaaagcagggattcggcactttgtagcTCTTAACTGttaacctaaatgccgagaaaatgataaaaatctacaaaaaggttttactgctatctgccaaacgatggttggTCAGAAAACATGAAGATTgaattctgcaggaggacaaaaatcctaaacaccgcagcaagctctgtactcagtggaaaactcaattaggcatcgttacattggattggccgtcgcagtcgcccgatgcaaactctattgaaaatgtgtgggcatgtATTAAACAGAAgtttcgtggaagacgcacatacactttgaagcagttgtcttacgaaattcgtagaaagcatgcctcggagatgccaggcaattatcgacgtcggtggtgactggacacattattgaccaaattgcatcattgtttgtaatgtgtacaatgtatatatgtactataaatatgaaagtttcataaaataattattttataaattaacccGACCACGCTCtgacttgacagactgtaaacCATATGAAAAGatgtagcaaaaaataaatacatacgttTTCTGTTAAACGGCTTTAGTTATTAGTAACTCGCGATGTACACGTGCGATCGGCTTACACTATATGACGTTATTAAGATGGGATTCTTTACAAAAATCTTCTCAGacagttttggttttggtttggGTTTGAATAGAGTTTACAGGCCTGATACCGTGAAATTTGGATTAGTCGCCTTTTAGGTCCTTCtgcacctggtctttccaacggagtagaggtcctCTGCTTCCTCCAACGGGTACTAATTCTATCAGAGCTGAAGTGAGttcatccatttggacgacatctcttaattcgctgaactatgtcaatgcggtcatatatctcatacagctcatcgttccatcggtcggcgtattcgccgttgccaatgcgcaaaggaccatacattttccgcaaaacctttctctcgaaaacttgtaatgCCGACTCATgagatgttgtcatcgcccaCTCCAGTTTCTTGCCAATAAGATTGAGGGTCTCTAGAACAGTAACGTTTCTTCAAAATGACAACAAGTTATCGAATAATGCTTTTATGAGACGTTGTATCATAAGTTCAAATATACTACACGAAAACATTTAAAAGTTGTAGATCTTTTTAATACCTAAAACTTTACCATTCAATTCGTTTTTAATCACTCAAATCTCTTGCTCCCCTTCACCTGACAAACTGTTTTCAAACACTTTTCGATTTCATACGaaacactaattttttttagaaatatgatTGAGTTATACAAGACTTATTAAActtaacatttatttatgtatttttggttAGATTTAACAACAAATGAACAGGAACTTTAAGAACTAAATAACATTCAACAAACCAAACGGTGAATAGTCAACACGAATATTTACACCACTTAGTTTGGTGGCAAGTAGGTGTTCTCTATGCTACCGACTGGTGCGGGTGCCTTTGAGGCGAAGTCCAACACTGGTGCAACACCGCCATTGTAACGGCTAGTATTACCGCCCAAACCATCATATTGAGACTGAATGGCTTGCTTGGCATTCTCAGCATCGGCTGGGGTACGGTACTTGACAAAGTGTACTTCGGGTTTGTGGGCGTGTTGATTGTTGAGCGAGTTGAGTTTGTTAGCCAAATCGCCGATGTCAGCCTGTTTGTTGAGTACATAGATGGCGGTGCGTTCTTCTCCAGCCAATTTGGCCAATTGTACGGCAGCATTCTCGAGTCCAGAGTTTTCAGGTCCCTTAATGAAGATAACACGCAAGTTTTTCTTCAAGGCGTTAGCGATATCACCGGCATTACCGATTTCACTGAATTCATGCTCGGGTGCTGTGTAGGTATAGAATTCCTTGTTAACCTCAACGGGAGCGGGAGCAGGAGCACTGTAGCTTGGGGCAGCAGGAGCAAAGCCGCCAAAACTGGGGCCACCTAGTGCTTGTCCGCCATAACTGGGACCACCATAACTGACCCCACCGTAACTCGGACCGCCTAGAGCTTGACCACCGTAGCTGGGGCCACTCAGAGCTTGACCACCGTAGCTTGGGCCGCTAATTTGGCCACCGCTTAATCCACCACCAAGCACTGGACCATAGTTGTAGCCGAGACTGGCTGCGTATGTCGCAGAGATGACGGAGCACAGAACCTGTAAATATTGCCGATgagtatttgtttgttgttgctgttattttaaATTCTCTTACCAAAAATACACGCATTTTGTAGTTTGTTTCGGATGGATGGTTGTTACAGTTTGAAAGTCTAGTGTTTTCTGTTGCTGTCAATGATTCTACAGACAATTATATAGCAAAACCAAGTTGTGggaaaatatgcaaaagtgtTCAAAATGCAATTAAGGTTTTATGATCCAAATTGCCAAAAATACACAATCATAACCGAAAagagaaaattccaaaattctTTTGAAACAATAATGCAGAgtataaatgagaaaaatttatgcaaactaatatctatttatatatatgtatatccgatACACTAACTGCCTTTAAAGGTCGCCCAGCGTTTTAGATATGTTTTCTTGAATATGCGCAGTTAATTGTGTTGTAAGTTGTTAAGCGCTCAAGTGCCGTCATCAAGAGACGGAACCATTCAAATTTGGCGTCAAAATTTGCATTTGGACTCATTTTTCTCTCTTTGGACGTTTGTTTGCATTCGTCATCGCCATAACTTTGATTGACAAAACCACAACACTTCATTAATATGCGGTTATATTGAATAAGTTGCATCTTAAATCGGGTGCAAATTTATGCAACAATGGTGGGCGGATTTGGTCAAAATACCTATGAAAGAGgaaaacgaaatttttatttacacatgcAAATGAATGAGTGGAATTCCAAAGACGGtcatttaataactttttctttgaatattttgtacagtacataagtatatgaggGCTTCGTGACTGCAGATTTTTAGTTTATAATTGAGAGGCGAGCACTGACGTTGTGAGGTGTCGTGTATTTGACTTAGGagataatatttaaaatcactttttatttaGTTGGTTGTTCCCATAGATGTGGAAGTGATATTGAAGTCATAGCCAGTTTCATGGTGCTCCTGATTGAGTCTTGTTCTGACACTTTTTAAAACTTCGCTGGATTTGATACACCATCATTTAGGGTTAATATGGCAATCGGCTAAAAACAGGATAGTCATAAAGACAATGCTCAATAATTCGTCATAATCAAAACATGCTTGATATTCTGTTGTCCTTACCATGTGTATAGCAGCTAGAGACGTTCTGCATTTACCATTTCTTTAAGGCATTTTGTAATACGGTTATACCACCATGTTGAACACTTTGGCCCCTTACAGGGATTACGTCCCCATTAGTTGATGTACTGTTGAACTCATCtaatttttcattgcttttgttgtgtgtGCTTTTGTAAAAACAATTACATTCCGTCAAGATAAGTGTTGTCTCATCAGTCGATCAATAATATGCTTCTATTAAAGAACGTGCAACATGCTTCaagtaaaatatgtaaaaatggaAATTGACAAATAAAGTAAGTCTTTGCCtggcatatactatacatatatgatttccTTCACATTCTGCGTGTTTTAAGTCAACCGGACGGTTAATGAGCTTTattttaagctttaaaaaagGAGTACTAGCAAGAACAGTGGGAGCGGTAACAGATCACTGTCTAATTGGCAGATATGGGAGAATATAAAATGACTATTGGAGTAGCTATGAGGAGGTAGAAGAAAAGAAgactataataaatattttacgtgAATATAGCAAAATAAATGCACAGATAAAACTTTTTGTAGTGATGAACTTCATAAAAAGAATAGAGTGGTTCAGAGAGGAAACAACAGATTGATTGAATCTTAGTACCAATGGTTTCACAATGAGCCTAGAATAATATAATCTTTAATATATGgctttaatgtacatattttctataatGTTGATGGAATGCGAACTTACTTGGTCAATGTACATGACTACACTTATTTTTTGGAGAAATCTCAGTTCCAACTACGCTGCACCATATTTAgttcaaaagtttttcattacaTCTTCTCTGTCCAGTTTAAAGTGAACGAAATCGGGTACACTTACGCCCACTTCCCGTGGAACACTTATCGCCTTTAAATTCCCTGAGTCAATACAAGTTTACCAACGCTTAATCGAATTTCCTATATACCTGTATTTGTGATAAGCCCCTGCTGTAATGGCTTGCAATGCCTTCAGAAATTTTGGGTGTTTTcggtttttgcttatttttggaTCGCTAGATCATTGAACAGTTTgaacgtcatattcataaacccatcTTGACACTAGTAGTGATGCGTTTCCGGACAGTCCTTTGAGTTGATTCTTAAGAgatgaaaattttcaagaattatttctttaactttttctatGTTGCCTTCATTAACAGAAATGAATGGGGGAGTCGCACGAGGCAAATTTTCGATAACTTCACGATCTTCACTGAGTGCTTTGTGACAGTTAAATACTTGTGTTTATGAGTGGGTTCtctaaaacattttcaatgtaTCATTGGAAATAGATATCAAGTGAACTCGTTGAATATTTTCTCCATGATAACGCACACATCAGTTCAATCAAGCTTTGAATGATTGTAAAAAGATTGCGTAGTGTAAAAACTTggaataattttacaatttttaaataagtagttttaatttaataaattgtctAGTTATCTTAGTGATACAAGATGTAATCAGTAATCAAATATAGGGACGGGAAACCAAGTTGCCTGTGAATAGTAGCCGCTGGTCATgcataaaacaaattttgttgtagCTGTGCTCTTTACTTTGCTAGTCGCCTACTAATGTATACTCCTGCTAGTCGCCATACGTAATATGGATTTTGGTTTTACGGTTGGCTGGCCTAAGCTTGAGTCAGCTATCTTAAGCGTTTAATCTAAGGTTATACGTCACTCAGTGGAACAGAAAGCTAATCTTAAGATACCTAAGACACTAACATTTCTCGCCTTTAAAAGGTTTGctatacatttttacatttttcatgcTTCGACACTCCAAACAAATCACAAAATCACCAACTACATACACATAATCAGCTTCGCTACTAAACATTTATAATTGTCGAACAAAGCCAAACGGAAGTAGTTAAACATTTGTCAATTGGCTTGCGATAAGATCTCAAATTGCTAATGCAAAATGTTATGTATTATGACAGGcgtttaaaattgattttcatttgcataaatCTTTCTATAACAATGTTCAAAATTATGTGCATAGCCACAAACACAAATTAGCATTTATACAGATGAGTTCTTCTGCGCGGCGTTTTATGGGTTCAACGGCCGTCAAGccacaaataaaattacaacaaaactgCTGGATTTAAAGCCAAGTATTTTCATTGCTCATATTTATGCGATTTGATTTTccaaatgacaacaacaaaacatttactaaacatgaacatatgtacatatacaagaGCGTGTCATTTTAACATACACATCCACCAACATGATtccaaacatatgtacatatacacaactTGGATGCGTTAATGGcttataaatattcaattaatcGCAGATAGATAAAAATAGTGAAGTTTTtattgttgaaatcaaatttaGGTGAATTTGTTTGTTTGACCCACATTTAGTTGGTACAATAGTGGATTTTTATATCATAGTGGTGGGTAATATTAATCGTTATCGAGAATTAGTATTGTTATCGATTATTGAAATCTATCGACATTTACCGTAAGTCGAACTATTTTTGTTCGCGTTGATAAAAGGGCTAACGAATAGATAATTTTATCATTTGTGCATTTTCATTACGGATTTTGTAATTTCGTAAATTTGTAAATACTATAAGAGTTATAATTGCCTTTAACCAGATAATCTCATGaatttcgggattagagaacaaaagTGTCATAATTTTTTGTGAGATCACAGCATCAGTCATCTACGAGCTCAACACTGGTCCTTGTTTGGTCCTTGTTTGTTACTGTAAACAACGAACATATCGCTCGTAATTATACACAATCTGAGTATGAAtgaatgtcaaactttacgataaagttgtgagttacCAGATTGCAAAACTAGGATagccaaatcccgaaataacTGGAGATTCAAGTAGaagcatttttttcaatagcttttttcTGACGGATCACGTTGTCATGTTATTTATGTTCAGTATATAAGTTCACAAATTTATTACGAAAGTTCAcattctataaaaaatatgtttcgagGTTAACATAATCGGGATACTGAGcctactattcgcaacaccatcacctatcttgagacccagcattcattattggataatattcgaccgaatagaccacatcAAGTACGCAGTGAAGAGGtgacatcgctttgctctatgagctcttgaaaagttcaaagaagatccattatcgcgtcatgatgcttgaaattgaagctcgtgcgatatttgctttcaacaagacggcgacatttcccacacatcatatcaatcaatggatttattgaaagaacacttcggtgagcaggtagtttcacgttttgagccggtGGATTGGCcctcaagatcgtgtgatatcacaccgttggaCTTTTCCCGGTGGaacatgtaaagtctaaagtctatacgAATAATCTCGCGCTTCGATTCAGATCTTTAACCAAAATTTCATGCCCGCCATTCGCGAGTTACTAGTCGAGAAGCTCGAACAAATATTGTTCTTTCTAATGATCCAGATTAAATTTGAAGATtccgtgttttttcttaaaaaagtagggaacctcgaaatagatcatCCGTGATATGGTAAAAAGCGTACCTACGTAACTAAAGCTCACAGGAAATGTGGACTAAACGTCTATTTGGTTTTCCCAATTCCTTCATGGTCCGTTGTCTAAAGTTTGATTAACTATAAATGTTCAAATAGATCATGAggcaaataattaaaatcatgTTAGCATTA contains the following coding sequences:
- the LOC105229879 gene encoding uncharacterized protein LOC105229879 is translated as MRAFVILCSVVSATYAASLGYNYEINNGPALGGGLSGGPSYGDQALGGPSYGGQALGGPSYGGQALGGPSYGGQALGGPSLGGHGASGPSFGGHGASGPSFGNVGHAGPSYNAPAEVNKEFFTYTAPEHEFNDAGDAGDHANSLKKNLRVIFIKGPENSGLENAALQLAKSAGEERTAIYVLSKQADIGDLANKLQSLNHQNAHKPEVHFVKYRTPADAENAKQAIQSQYEGLGGHTSSHNGGVAPVLDFASKAPAPAPVAQQYGGSPVGGVENTYLPPNKV
- the LOC105229880 gene encoding uncharacterized protein LOC105229880 produces the protein MRVFLVLCSVISATYAASLGYNYGPVLGGGLSGGQISGPSYGGQALSGPSYGGQALGGPSYGGVSYGGPSYGGQALGGPSFGGFAPAAPSYSAPAPAPVEVNKEFYTYTAPEHEFSEIGNAGDIANALKKNLRVIFIKGPENSGLENAAVQLAKLAGEERTAIYVLNKQADIGDLANKLNSLNNQHAHKPEVHFVKYRTPADAENAKQAIQSQYDGLGGNTSRYNGGVAPVLDFASKAPAPVGSIENTYLPPN